A genomic window from Mesorhizobium sp. 131-2-1 includes:
- the metF gene encoding methylenetetrahydrofolate reductase [NAD(P)H], which translates to MNQFRFSRRPDIGDKVRVSFEFFPPKTDEMEARLWDTVTRLEPLKPKFVSVTYGAGGSTRERTARTVKRILNETTLTPAAHMTCVDAARDQVDAVVREFADMGVTRFVALRGDPAAGVGTAYKPHPEGYANGAELVGAMKSAGDFDISVSAYPEKHPESPDFATDFDMLKRKADNGATRAITQFFFDNDLYERYVERARRAGIYIPIVPGILPVHNFTQVANFSARCGALVPAWLAERFEGLQNDPQTHALVASAVAAEQVLDLVERGVSDFHFYTMNRADLVFAICHMIGIRSHEAEAAGSAAA; encoded by the coding sequence ATGAACCAGTTCCGTTTTTCCCGTCGGCCCGACATTGGCGACAAGGTCCGGGTTTCGTTCGAGTTCTTCCCGCCGAAGACGGACGAGATGGAAGCAAGGCTGTGGGACACCGTCACCCGGCTGGAGCCGCTCAAGCCGAAATTCGTGTCGGTGACCTATGGCGCCGGCGGCTCGACGCGCGAGCGCACCGCCCGCACGGTCAAGCGCATCCTCAACGAGACGACGCTGACGCCGGCCGCGCACATGACCTGCGTCGACGCCGCCCGCGATCAGGTCGACGCCGTGGTGCGCGAATTCGCCGACATGGGCGTCACCCGCTTCGTTGCGCTGCGCGGCGATCCGGCCGCAGGCGTCGGCACCGCCTACAAGCCGCATCCCGAAGGCTATGCCAATGGCGCCGAGCTGGTCGGCGCGATGAAGAGCGCCGGCGATTTCGACATCTCTGTCTCTGCCTACCCGGAAAAGCATCCGGAAAGCCCCGACTTCGCCACCGACTTCGACATGCTGAAGCGCAAGGCCGACAATGGCGCGACGCGGGCGATCACCCAGTTCTTCTTCGACAACGATCTCTACGAGCGCTATGTCGAGCGGGCGCGGCGGGCCGGCATCTACATTCCGATCGTGCCGGGCATCCTGCCGGTGCACAATTTCACCCAGGTCGCCAATTTCTCGGCGCGCTGCGGCGCGCTGGTGCCGGCCTGGCTGGCCGAGCGTTTCGAGGGATTGCAAAACGACCCGCAGACGCATGCGCTGGTGGCCTCCGCCGTGGCCGCCGAGCAGGTGCTCGACCTCGTCGAACGTGGCGTGAGCGACTTCCATTTCTATACGATGAACCGCGCCGACCTGGTCTTTGCCATCTGCCATATGATCGGCATCCGCTCGCATGAAGCGGAAGCGGCGGGCTCGGCGGCGGCCTGA
- a CDS encoding DMT family transporter, with translation MATTATAAATRGPMTLSDWGQLLLLGAIWGGSFFFARIAVSELSPLVLVLFRVAIAAAALQLYLAVRGPSFRLAFPHAGLFLLLALANNVVPFSLIFAGQTELGAGVASVLNATTPFWTLVLANALTSDEKLSWNKLAGIALGIAGTAVMIGPGLLAGLGGPVWAKFALIGASLSYAIALMIARRFKGVPSPVIATGQLTASTIIMIPVVLATYGPAGLFSASAPVWAAVLGLALLSTAFAYILYFNLVASAGATNASLVTLIVPVSAMLLGFLFLGERLELFEMGGMALIGLGLVTIDGRLFGQR, from the coding sequence CACGGCCGCCGCGACACGCGGACCGATGACGCTTTCTGACTGGGGACAACTGCTTTTGCTCGGTGCGATCTGGGGCGGCTCGTTCTTCTTCGCCCGCATCGCCGTCTCGGAGCTGTCGCCCCTGGTGCTGGTGCTGTTCCGGGTCGCCATCGCAGCGGCGGCGCTCCAGCTCTATCTGGCGGTGCGCGGCCCTTCCTTCCGCCTCGCCTTCCCGCATGCCGGCCTGTTTTTGCTGCTGGCGCTTGCCAACAACGTTGTTCCCTTCTCGCTGATCTTCGCCGGCCAGACAGAGCTTGGCGCAGGTGTCGCCTCGGTGCTCAACGCCACCACGCCGTTCTGGACCCTGGTCCTCGCCAATGCGCTGACATCAGACGAAAAACTATCCTGGAACAAGCTTGCCGGCATCGCGCTCGGCATCGCCGGGACGGCGGTGATGATCGGTCCCGGCCTGCTTGCCGGGCTCGGCGGTCCGGTCTGGGCGAAATTCGCGCTGATAGGCGCCTCGCTGTCCTACGCCATCGCGCTGATGATTGCCCGCCGCTTCAAGGGCGTGCCCTCGCCGGTCATCGCCACCGGACAATTGACCGCTTCGACCATCATCATGATCCCGGTCGTTCTCGCCACCTACGGCCCGGCCGGCCTGTTCTCGGCCTCTGCTCCGGTCTGGGCGGCGGTGCTGGGGCTGGCGCTGCTCTCCACCGCCTTCGCCTACATCCTCTATTTCAACCTTGTCGCCTCGGCCGGCGCGACCAATGCCTCGCTGGTCACGCTGATCGTGCCGGTCAGCGCCATGCTGCTCGGTTTCCTGTTCCTTGGCGAGCGGCTCGAACTGTTCGAAATGGGCGGCATGGCATTGATCGGTCTGGGCCTCGTCACCATCGACGGACGCCTGTTCGGCCAACGCTGA